A window of the bacterium genome harbors these coding sequences:
- a CDS encoding ABC transporter substrate-binding protein, translating to MNRWALRPTVALLIACVVALTLFTVPRGGHAAAPTTLTVAIGIDADTLDPAGQTTTTISNIVDYMFDSLLWPNDERSGVQTGQPQYTKLTPQLATSWTVSPDGLTYTFKLRQGVKFQDGTDFNADAVKFNIQRLLDPAVRNPNRYYFTDIDATRIDTPDPSTVVLHLKKTSPTLLGRLAAGPGEMLSPTAVKKLGNDKLPLGPSDAGSGPYVFKEWVHGDHITLIKNPNYWGRKPYFDTVIFRVVPNAGTRETMLRAGDVQMAFEPPAPDIPALRKDTSLVVVSGPSDRDVFIGLNNQWGAFKDPRVRQAMNFAINKDAIIHSVLFGLGHVLESPTTPALFGYTRLQPGGWPFNPVEAKKLLSEAGFPQGFTVDFRTPTGRYIQDYQFAQAVAAQLSNVGIHANVSTSDWPTYVHLMLTPLAQTPLQMFILGWATQYLDADGELYGQFYSGQWPPGGLAPTFYKDPQVDKLLLDGQTVTDAAKRQAIYKDAQQMIWKDAPWIFLWSQDFYMVTSSHLQGVTVTPNEKWAAIYATWK from the coding sequence ATGAACCGATGGGCCTTACGCCCTACCGTTGCGTTGCTGATCGCCTGCGTCGTCGCCCTGACGCTCTTCACCGTTCCTCGCGGCGGCCATGCCGCGGCGCCGACCACACTGACGGTTGCCATCGGCATCGATGCCGACACGCTCGACCCTGCCGGTCAGACCACGACCACGATCTCGAACATCGTAGACTACATGTTCGACTCGCTGCTCTGGCCGAACGACGAGCGCTCGGGCGTGCAGACGGGACAACCGCAGTACACGAAGCTCACGCCCCAGCTCGCCACATCGTGGACGGTCAGCCCCGACGGCCTGACGTACACGTTCAAGCTGCGCCAGGGCGTGAAGTTCCAGGACGGGACCGACTTCAACGCCGACGCGGTGAAGTTCAACATCCAGCGGTTGCTCGATCCGGCGGTGCGCAATCCCAACCGGTACTACTTCACCGACATCGACGCAACCCGCATCGACACGCCCGACCCGTCCACGGTGGTGCTGCACCTCAAGAAGACGAGCCCCACGCTGCTCGGACGGCTCGCCGCCGGGCCCGGCGAGATGCTGTCGCCGACCGCCGTGAAGAAGCTCGGCAACGACAAGCTCCCGCTCGGCCCGTCCGACGCCGGTTCGGGACCGTACGTCTTCAAGGAGTGGGTCCACGGCGATCACATCACGCTCATCAAGAACCCCAACTACTGGGGGAGGAAGCCGTACTTCGACACGGTGATCTTCCGGGTCGTGCCGAACGCCGGGACGCGCGAGACGATGCTGCGCGCAGGAGACGTGCAGATGGCGTTTGAGCCGCCGGCGCCCGACATCCCCGCGCTCCGGAAAGACACGTCGCTCGTGGTCGTGTCCGGTCCGAGCGACCGCGACGTGTTCATCGGGCTCAACAACCAGTGGGGCGCGTTCAAGGATCCCCGGGTCCGGCAGGCGATGAACTTCGCGATCAACAAGGACGCGATCATCCACAGCGTCCTGTTCGGGCTCGGCCACGTGCTGGAGTCCCCCACGACGCCGGCGCTCTTTGGCTACACGCGTCTGCAGCCGGGCGGCTGGCCGTTCAACCCCGTTGAGGCGAAGAAGCTGCTCTCGGAGGCGGGCTTCCCGCAGGGGTTCACGGTCGACTTCCGCACGCCGACCGGACGGTACATTCAGGACTATCAGTTCGCCCAGGCCGTCGCCGCACAGCTATCGAATGTGGGCATCCACGCCAACGTCAGCACGTCCGACTGGCCGACCTACGTGCACCTGATGCTGACGCCGCTCGCCCAGACCCCGCTGCAGATGTTCATCCTGGGCTGGGCGACACAGTACCTCGACGCCGACGGCGAGCTGTACGGGCAGTTCTACTCCGGACAGTGGCCGCCCGGAGGGCTGGCGCCGACGTTCTATAAGGACCCGCAGGTGGACAAGCTGCTCTTGGATGGGCAGACCGTGACGGACGCGGCGAAGCGCCAGGCGATCTACAAGGACGCGCAGCAGATGATCTGGAAGGACGCTCCGTGGATCTTCCTGTGGAGCCAGGACTTCTACATGGTGACGAGCAGCCACCTCCAGGGCGTCACGGTGACCCCGAACGAAAAGTGGGCGGCCATCTACGCCACGTGGAAGTAG